Proteins encoded together in one Impatiens glandulifera chromosome 1, dImpGla2.1, whole genome shotgun sequence window:
- the LOC124932647 gene encoding floral homeotic protein AGAMOUS-like, protein MGRAKLNMHLISGEKARLTTFQKRKKGLMKKAYELQTLCSVDVCLIIYHPETSESLSKHPEIWPSDNEKVGRMIESYNRQPIDDQKRRTNDLLFYFEDRNKKVEDTLIKLRKKNNEILYPTWGERYLNFSEDELRNIASVLQNKFDEVRVKVNMLKNIDENNGHNSHQLGFITQDQSSPYLMNEAMLGFFRDSLNYMTPPTMMLNNNNDYYVNGDKGYGQSFCNQTDNFSSAYSYTNPQTIPYPMENKMMVSPDVYCSPLGYPGPTMPQMLETSFMPCGSFQGYNMELAPPINNNGYSNVMNGCYYGSSSNGSRFEN, encoded by the coding sequence ATGGGACGAGCTAAATTGAATATGCATCTCATAAGTGGTGAGAAAGCTAGATTAACAACTTTTCAAAAAAGGAAGAAGGGTTTGATGAAGAAAGCCTATGAGCTCCAAACTCTTTGCTCAGTTGATGTTTGTTTAATCATATACCATCCGGAAACAAGTGAATCCCTCTCGAAGCATCCTGAAATATGGCCTTCAGACAACGAAAAGGTTGGAAGGATGATCGAGTCCTACAATAGACAACCGATTGACGATCAGAAGAGAAGGACCAATGACTTGTTGTTTTACTTCGAGGACCGCAACAAGAAAGTTGAGGATACACTTATAAAGTTGAGAAAGAAGAACAACGAGATTCTATATCCGACGTGGGGGGAAAGGTACTTAAATTTTAGCGAGGATGAATTGAGGAATATAGCTAGTGTCTTGCAAAACAAGTTTGATGAAGTTAGGGTTAAGGTTAACATGTTGAAGAATATCGATGAAAATAATGGTCATAACTCTCACCAACTTGGATTTATTACACAAGACCAATCTTCTCCCTACCTCATGAACGAAGCCATGTTAGGGTTTTTCCGTGATTCCCTGAACTACATGACACCACCAACAATGATGCTAAACAACAACAATGATTATTATGTTAACGGTGACAAGGGGTATGGCCAAAGTTTTTGTAACCAAACCGATAACTTCTCTTCAGCTTATTCCTATACAAATCCTCAGACAATACCTTATCCGATGGAAAACAAGATGATGGTTAGTCCTGATGTTTATTGTTCTCCTTTAGGGTACCCTGGTCCAACAATGCCACAAATGTTGGAGACAAGTTTTATGCCATGTGGGTCTTTTCAAGGGTATAATATGGAACTTGCACCTCCCATTAATAACAACGGGTATAGTAATGTCATGAATGGTTGTTACTATGGGAGCAGTAGCAATGGATCACGATTTGAAAACTGA